The following proteins come from a genomic window of Sardina pilchardus chromosome 1, fSarPil1.1, whole genome shotgun sequence:
- the LOC134087223 gene encoding zinc finger protein 493-like gives MKMPGSSFKICVGCQARMAVAQKKCPSCAVQQPHKQQKKNKIKKIIEKPPSAQNAGKVLDGVIVGLHKLKAVGFYPLLLVGKKSKTGFKAQLLHLDEQLNADKMEAFNAMKEVFEKLLNYPVSLAQMKRLSVVLVNCCRPQGRRGKEWEMQTQTDGDAEQPETNPVSLAQMKRVSVVLVDCCRPQGRRGKEEEMQTQTNGDAQHQTETSKRPETMNDVKKDEFVPSVMVKEKKYGHKMPCQDEEEKQFAELHCRTETDVTESNVTCNETQTKLEKKVEDVTDYQLESVSEHQHVTQQKLHGDNDDLNLETEDRPHRCTQCGKAFSRRDHLSRHMLVHTGEKSHRCTQCGKAFSCRYNLSCHMLVHTGEKSHKCIQCGKGFSRRHHLSRHMLVHTREKSHKCMQCGKSFSRKPNLSRHMLAHKGVNPVGPRQLVKEGDTNDEEYGRMIGEDKDEEKPFAELHCRSETDVSDAIDDTLQTVKIEVKKDEDEHDNLLESVSEHQHVTQQKLHGDNDDLSLQLNGRPHHCTVCRKSFTTLTELEKHQQTHSVWVNGKKFCEKPRKYSHCEQTSTTPSLVNHNMLTGDRPHKCTQCGKGFSYRSNLSQHMLVHTGEKSHKCTVCEKAFSSISTLSRHMLVHTGEKSHKCTRCGKGFSYRSSLSRHMLVFKGLCTHTGDRPHKCAHCGKGFSQIQQLKKHMLVHTGEKPYKCAYCGKAFRYPSSLKVHERLHTGDCPHKCTKCGKGFSCRSSLSQHMRIYKGMNCGTRRGTPSICPQCGRGFSKGSALKIHMLIHIGEKPHICVQCGKKLTTASNLKKHMLTHTGEKPHKCVQCEKAFSMISSLKRHMLIHTGEKPHKCDLCGKTFRASSSLIYHLMTHADKSLHECAQCGRAFRTQKMLRNHMLIHNRKWKCYKCGKAFPYPSVLKIHMISHTGDII, from the exons ATGAAGATGCCCGGATCTAGTTTCAAGATTTGTGTTGGTTGCCAGGCCAGGATGGCTGTGGCACAAAAGAAGTGTCCTTCGTGTGCCGTACAACAGCCGcacaagcaacaaaaaaaaaataaaataaaaaaaattattgAAAAGCCCCCATCGGCCCAGAATGCAGGGAAGGTGCTGGATGGTGTCATTGTCGGT TTGCACAAACTAAAAGCCGTTGGATTTTACCCCCTGCTGCTCGTGGGCAAGAAAAGCAAGACAGGGTTCAAGGCGCAGCTCTTACACCTTGATGAGCAGCTGAATGCGGACAAGATGGAGGCCTTCAACGCAATGAAGGAGGTCTTTGAAAAACTCCTGAATT ACCCCGTGTCTCTGGCCCAGATGAAGAGGCTATCAGTGGTGCTGGTGAACTGCTGCAGACCACAAGGACGACGAGGGAAGGAGTGGGAGATGCAGACGCAGACCGACGGAGATGCAGAACAACCCGAGACTA ACCCCGTGTCTCTGGCCCAGATGAAGAGGGTATCAGTGGTGCTGGTGGACTGCTGCAGGCCACAAGGACGacgagggaaggaggaggagatgcagaCGCAGACCAACGGAGATGCACAACATCAGACTGAGACGAGTAAGAGGCCAGAAACCATGAATGATGTGAAGAAAGACGAGTTTGTCCCGAGTGTGATGGTGAAAGAGAAGAAATATGGTCATAAGATGCCATGtcaagatgaagaagaaaagcAGTTTGCAGAGCTTCACTGTAGAACTGAAACAGACGTCACAGAGTCCAACGTCACCTGCAATGAAACGCAGACAAAACTGGAGAAGAAAGTGGAGGATGTAACAGATTATCAACTGGAAA GTGTTTCTGAACATCAACATGTAACGCAACAGAAGCTCCATGGAGACAACGATGACCTCAACCTGGAGACAGAAGACAGGCCTCATAGATGcactcagtgtggaaaagctttttcacGCAGAGACCATCTTTCACGCCACATGCTtgtacacacaggagagaagagtcATAGATGcactcagtgtggaaaagctttttcatGCAGATACAATCTTTCATGCCACATGCTtgtacacacaggagagaagagtcATAAATGTATCCAGTGTGGGAAAGGTTTTTCACGCAGACACCATCTTTCACGCCACATGCTTGTACACACAAGAGAGAAGAGTCATAAATGTATGCAGTGTGGGAAAAGTTTTTCACGCAAGCCCAATCTTTCACGccacatgcttgcacacaaagGAGTGAACCCAGTTGGCCCGAGACAGCTAGTGAAAGAAGGAGATACAAATGACGAGGAATATGGTCGTATGATTGGTGAAGATAAAGATGAAGAAAAGCCTTTTGCAGAGCTCCACTGTAGAAGTGAAACAGATGTCTCGGACGCTATCGATGACACGCTACAGACAGTGAAGATTGAAGTGAAGAAAGACGAGGATGAGCACGATAATCTGCTGGAAA GTGTTTCTGAACATCAACATGTAACGCAACAGAAGCTCCATGGAGACAACGATGACCTCAGCCTGCAACTCAATGGAAGACCGCACCACTGCACTGTCTGCAGGAAGAGTTTCACCACCCTGACAGAACTTGAGAAACACCAGCAAACACATTCGGTTTGGGTGAATGGAAAGAAGTTTTGCGAAAAGCCGCGTAAATATTCTCATTGTGAACAAACATCTACAACACCCTCACTAGTCAACCACAACATGCTTACAGGAGACAGGCCTCATAAATgtactcagtgtggaaaaggtttttcaTACAGGTCCAATCTTTCACAGCACATGCTtgtacacacaggagagaagagtcataaatgtactgtgtgtgagaaagctTTTTCATCCATATCCACTCTTTCACGGCACATGCTtgtacacacaggagagaagagtcATAAATGTACCCGatgtggaaaaggtttttcaTACAGGTCCAGTCTTTCACGCCACATGCTTGTATTCAAAGGactatgcacacatacaggagacaggcctcataaatgtgcccactgtggaaaaggtttttcacAGATTCAACAACTAAAAAAACATATGCtagtacacactggagagaagccttatAAATGTGCTTATTGTGGAAAAGCATTTCGATACCCTTCAAGCCTTAAAGTCCATGAGAGACTGCATACAGGAGACTGTCCTCATAAATGTACTAAGTGTGGAAAAGGCTTTTCATGCCGATCCAGTCTTTCACAGCACATGCGTATATACAAAGGAATGAATTGTGGTACAAGAAGAGGAACTCCTTCTATATGTCCCCAATGTGGAAGAGGTTTTTCAAAGGGTTCAGCTCTTAAAATCCACATGCTAATACATATTGGGGAGAAGCCTCATatatgtgtccagtgtggaaaaaaaTTGACAACAGCCAGTAATCTTAAAAAACACATGCTTACccatactggagagaagcctcataaatgtgtccagtgtgaaaAGGCTTTTTCGATGATATCTAGTCTCAAACgccacatgctcatacacactggagagaagcctcataaatgtgaccTTTGCGGAAAGACATTCAGAGCATCCTCAAGCCTTATATACCACCTGATGACACATGCTGACAAGAGTCTTCATGAATGTGCTCAGTGTGGAAGAGCATTTAGGACCCAAAAAATGCTAAGAAATCATATGCTAATACACAATAGGAAGTGGAAGTGTTATAagtgtggaaaagcatttcCATACCCTTCAGTACTTAAAATCCACATGATATCGCATACGGGAGATATCATTTAA